One stretch of Cedecea neteri DNA includes these proteins:
- the thiS gene encoding sulfur carrier protein ThiS — protein MRIQFNDEPLECTEGMTLATLLAQLEQGKAGAALAVNQTIIPREQWSNYLLREGDTILLFQAIAGG, from the coding sequence ATGCGCATTCAGTTTAACGATGAGCCTCTGGAATGTACGGAAGGTATGACGCTCGCCACCCTGCTGGCTCAGCTTGAGCAGGGCAAAGCAGGTGCTGCGCTGGCCGTTAACCAAACCATTATCCCGCGCGAACAGTGGAGCAATTACCTGCTGCGCGAGGGCGACACTATTCTGCTGTTTCAGGCGATTGCCGGGGGCTGA
- the thiG gene encoding thiazole synthase codes for MLQIADKTFSSRLFTGTGKFSSSQVMIDAIRTSGSQLVTMAMKRVDLRGHNDDILLPLKQAGVHLLPNTSGAKTAEEAIFAAQLAREALGTNWVKLEIHPDVRYLLPDPIETLKAAEALVKQGFVVLPYCGADPVLCKRLEEAGCAAVMPLGAPIGSNQGLQTRALLEIIIEQSRVPVVVDAGIGAPSHAAEALEMGTSAVLVNTAIAVARDPVQMAQAFRLAVEAGHLAAQSGLGSRHQQAQASSPLTSFLQFSEENA; via the coding sequence ATGTTACAGATTGCCGATAAAACTTTTTCCTCACGCCTGTTCACCGGGACCGGGAAATTCTCTTCCAGCCAGGTGATGATCGACGCGATTCGCACCTCTGGCTCACAGCTGGTCACCATGGCGATGAAGCGCGTGGACCTGCGTGGCCATAACGATGACATTCTTCTGCCGCTTAAACAGGCAGGTGTGCATCTGCTGCCAAATACTTCCGGCGCTAAGACCGCTGAAGAAGCTATTTTTGCCGCCCAGTTGGCACGTGAGGCGCTCGGCACAAACTGGGTGAAGCTGGAAATCCATCCCGACGTTCGCTATTTATTGCCGGATCCCATTGAAACGCTGAAAGCCGCAGAAGCCCTGGTGAAGCAGGGATTCGTGGTGCTGCCTTACTGCGGTGCCGATCCGGTACTGTGCAAACGCCTGGAAGAAGCCGGCTGCGCGGCCGTGATGCCGCTCGGCGCGCCTATCGGTTCAAACCAGGGCCTGCAAACCCGCGCCCTGCTGGAGATAATCATTGAGCAATCTCGAGTGCCGGTGGTGGTAGATGCCGGGATCGGCGCGCCAAGCCATGCAGCCGAAGCGTTGGAAATGGGCACCTCGGCCGTGCTGGTGAATACCGCAATAGCCGTCGCCCGTGACCCGGTGCAAATGGCTCAGGCTTTCCGCCTGGCCGTCGAAGCCGGGCACCTTGCAGCGCAGTCCGGGTTAGGCTCACGCCACCAGCAGGCACAGGCTTCCAGCCCGCTAACCAGCTTCCTGCAGTTTAGCGAGGAGAATGCCTGA
- the thiH gene encoding 2-iminoacetate synthase ThiH: MAETFTDRWRQLDWDDITLSINAKTAADVERAINSPRLTREGLMALLSPAAGLYLESLAQRAQQLTRQRFGNTVSFYVPLYLSNLCANDCTYCGFSMSNKLKRKTLDEAEIERECAAIRALGFEHLLLVTGEHQTKVGMDYFRQHLPAIRRRFSSLQMEVQPLDEHEYAELKTLGLDGVMVYQETYHPATYAEHHLKGNKQDFFWRLETPDRLGRAGIDKIGLGALIGLSNSWRTDCFMVAEHLLWLQQHYWQSRYSISFPRLRPCTGGVEPASIMTEQQLVQVICAFRLLAPDVELSLSTRESPWFRDHVIPLAINNVSAFSKTQPGGYADNHPELEQFAPHDGRTPQEVAAVLRNSGLQPVWKDWDHFLGRSART; this comes from the coding sequence ATGGCAGAAACCTTTACCGACCGCTGGCGGCAGCTGGACTGGGACGATATCACTCTGAGCATTAACGCTAAGACGGCGGCAGACGTCGAACGAGCGATTAACTCACCTCGCCTGACACGAGAAGGTTTGATGGCTTTGCTCTCGCCCGCCGCCGGCCTTTATCTGGAGTCTCTGGCTCAGCGAGCGCAGCAGCTTACGCGCCAGCGTTTCGGCAACACCGTGAGCTTTTACGTGCCGCTTTATCTCTCCAACCTGTGCGCCAACGACTGCACTTACTGCGGCTTTTCCATGAGCAACAAGTTGAAACGCAAAACGCTGGATGAAGCAGAGATTGAGCGTGAATGCGCGGCTATCCGGGCGCTAGGCTTTGAACACCTTTTGCTGGTCACCGGCGAACATCAGACCAAAGTCGGCATGGACTATTTCCGCCAGCATCTGCCGGCCATCCGCCGTCGCTTTAGCTCGCTGCAGATGGAAGTTCAGCCGCTGGACGAGCATGAGTATGCGGAGCTAAAAACGCTCGGACTCGACGGCGTGATGGTTTATCAGGAAACCTATCATCCGGCGACCTACGCGGAGCATCATCTGAAAGGCAACAAACAGGACTTTTTCTGGCGGCTGGAAACACCCGACAGGCTTGGGCGCGCAGGCATAGATAAAATTGGGCTGGGCGCGCTGATTGGCCTGTCGAACAGCTGGCGCACCGACTGCTTCATGGTGGCTGAACACCTGCTTTGGCTACAGCAGCACTACTGGCAAAGTCGCTATTCCATCTCCTTCCCTCGCCTGCGTCCGTGCACCGGCGGCGTGGAACCCGCCTCTATCATGACCGAACAGCAGCTGGTGCAGGTAATCTGCGCGTTTCGTCTGCTTGCGCCGGACGTGGAACTGTCGCTTTCAACTCGAGAATCGCCGTGGTTCCGCGACCACGTGATCCCACTGGCGATTAATAACGTCAGCGCATTTTCAAAAACTCAGCCGGGCGGCTATGCCGATAATCACCCCGAACTGGAACAGTTTGCGCCGCACGATGGCAGAACACCGCAGGAAGTTGCCGCCGTGCTTCGCAACTCGGGTTTACAGCCGGTCTGGAAGGACTGGGATCACTTTTTGGGAAGGAGTGCGCGAACCTGA
- a CDS encoding PTS sugar transporter subunit IIB has translation MKNIVLCCAAGMSTSILVQRMVDAAQKKGIEVSIKAVPVAEFKENIERADIVLLGPQVKYEQAKLQALADPLGKKVVVIDMMDYGLMKGDVVLDKALKMME, from the coding sequence ATGAAAAATATCGTGTTGTGTTGTGCTGCCGGTATGTCGACCAGCATCCTGGTTCAACGTATGGTTGATGCCGCACAAAAGAAAGGCATCGAGGTCTCAATCAAGGCTGTGCCTGTTGCAGAGTTTAAAGAGAATATCGAACGCGCCGACATCGTTCTGCTCGGTCCGCAGGTGAAATACGAGCAGGCCAAACTTCAGGCCCTTGCCGATCCTCTGGGTAAAAAAGTCGTCGTTATCGACATGATGGATTACGGCCTGATGAAAGGCGACGTGGTGCTTGATAAAGCCCTGAAAATGATGGAGTAA
- a CDS encoding PTS lactose/cellobiose transporter subunit IIA — translation MEDLESIIMELLVNAGSARSQALTALQLARKGDFEAAEKAMEESHEFVKHAHKIQTQLIGLDEGSGKLPVNLITVHSQDHLMNAMVIQDLATDMIELYRRLPLVK, via the coding sequence GTGGAAGATTTAGAATCGATTATTATGGAACTGCTGGTCAATGCCGGCAGCGCACGTAGCCAGGCCCTGACTGCTTTGCAGCTGGCACGTAAAGGTGACTTTGAGGCTGCCGAGAAGGCAATGGAAGAATCACACGAATTCGTTAAACACGCACATAAAATCCAGACCCAGCTGATTGGCCTGGATGAAGGCTCCGGCAAGCTGCCGGTCAACCTGATTACCGTACACTCTCAGGATCACCTGATGAACGCGATGGTTATTCAGGATCTGGCGACCGATATGATTGAGCTTTACCGCCGCCTGCCGTTGGTGAAATAG
- a CDS encoding anaerobic C4-dicarboxylate transporter: protein MEFALQLIIILICLFYGAKKGGIALGLLGGIGLVILVFVFHLKPGKPPIDVMLVIIAVVAASSTLQASGGLDVMLQIAEKLLRRNPKYVSIVAPFVTCILTILCGTGHVVYTILPIIYDVAIKNNIRPERPMAASSIGAQMGIIASPVSVAVVSLVAMLGNVTFNGRHLEFLDLLAITIPSTLLGILAIGIFSWFRGKDLDKDETFQAFISVPENHHYVYGDTATLLHKKLPMANWIAMWIFLASIAVVALLGAFSELRPMFEGKPLSMVLVIQMFMLLSGALIIIITKTNPASISKNEVFRSGMIAIVAVYGIAWMAETMFGAHMSEIKSVLGEMVKEYPWAYAIVLLLVSKFVNSQAAALAAIVPVALAIGVDPAYIIASAPACYGYYILPTYPSDLAAIQFDRSGTTHIGRFVINHSFILPGLIGVSISCVFGWILAGLYGFL, encoded by the coding sequence ATGGAATTTGCTCTACAACTTATTATTATTTTAATTTGCCTGTTCTACGGCGCTAAAAAAGGTGGTATTGCACTGGGGTTGCTAGGGGGAATTGGTCTGGTTATCCTGGTGTTTGTTTTTCACCTTAAACCGGGAAAACCTCCCATTGATGTAATGCTTGTCATTATTGCCGTGGTTGCCGCCTCGTCAACGCTGCAAGCTTCCGGTGGTTTAGATGTGATGCTGCAGATTGCCGAAAAGTTGCTGCGACGCAATCCGAAGTATGTTTCCATCGTCGCCCCCTTTGTTACCTGCATCTTGACGATACTTTGTGGCACTGGACACGTGGTCTACACAATTCTGCCGATTATTTATGATGTCGCCATTAAGAATAATATCCGACCTGAGAGACCTATGGCGGCAAGCTCTATCGGTGCCCAGATGGGGATTATTGCCAGCCCGGTCTCCGTCGCGGTTGTATCGCTGGTCGCCATGCTTGGCAACGTTACGTTTAACGGCAGGCATCTGGAGTTCCTTGACCTTCTTGCCATTACTATTCCGTCAACACTATTGGGCATTCTGGCCATCGGCATTTTCAGCTGGTTTCGCGGTAAGGATTTAGATAAAGACGAGACATTCCAGGCCTTTATCTCTGTTCCAGAAAACCATCACTATGTTTACGGCGACACGGCGACTTTACTGCATAAAAAGTTGCCAATGGCCAACTGGATTGCGATGTGGATTTTTCTTGCATCTATCGCGGTGGTTGCTCTGTTAGGCGCTTTTTCAGAGCTCCGACCGATGTTTGAGGGTAAACCACTCTCGATGGTGCTGGTTATTCAGATGTTTATGCTGCTTTCGGGCGCACTGATCATCATCATCACCAAAACGAATCCTGCTTCAATCTCCAAAAATGAGGTATTTCGCTCCGGGATGATAGCCATTGTCGCGGTCTATGGCATTGCATGGATGGCGGAAACCATGTTTGGTGCACACATGTCGGAGATTAAAAGCGTACTAGGGGAGATGGTGAAAGAGTACCCATGGGCATATGCTATCGTTCTGCTGCTGGTTTCTAAGTTTGTCAATTCTCAGGCCGCGGCGCTGGCGGCGATAGTCCCCGTTGCTCTGGCGATCGGCGTCGACCCTGCGTATATCATTGCCTCTGCTCCGGCGTGTTACGGCTACTATATTCTGCCAACTTACCCAAGTGACCTCGCGGCTATTCAATTTGATCGGTCAGGCACCACGCACATCGGTCGTTTTGTAATAAACCATAGTTTTATTCTGCCTGGATTAATCGGCGTGAGTATTTCGTGTGTTTTTGGCTGGATACTTGCCGGGTTATACGGTTTTTTATAA
- the rpoC gene encoding DNA-directed RNA polymerase subunit beta', with protein sequence MKDLLKFLKAQTKTEEFDAIKIALASPDMIRSWSFGEVKKPETINYRTFKPERDGLFCARIFGPVKDYECLCGKYKRLKHRGVICEKCGVEVTQTKVRRERMGHIELASPTAHIWFLKSLPSRIGLLLDMPLRDIERVLYFESYVVIEGGMTNLERRQILTEEQYLDALEEFGDEFDAKMGAEAIQALLKSMDLEQECETLREELNETNSETKRKKLTKRIKLLEAFVQSGNKPEWMILTVLPVLPPDLRPLVPLDGGRFATSDLNDLYRRVINRNNRLKRLLDLAAPDIIVRNEKRMLQEAVDALLDNGRRGRAITGSNKRPLKSLADMIKGKQGRFRQNLLGKRVDYSGRSVITVGPYLRLHQCGLPKKMALELFKPFIYGKLELRGLATTIKAAKKMVEREEAVVWDILDEVIREHPVLLNRAPTLHRLGIQAFEPVLIEGKAIQLHPLVCAAYNADFDGDQMAVHVPLTLEAQLEARALMMSTNNILSPANGEPIIVPSQDVVLGLYYMTRDCVNAKGEGMVLTGPKEAERIYRAGLASLHARVKVRITEYEKDAQGAFVAKTSLIDTTIGRSILWMIVPKGLPFSIVNQALGKKAISKMLNTCYRILGLKPTVIFADQTMYTGFAYAARSGASVGIDDMVIPEKKYEIISEAEAEVAEIQEQFQSGLVTAGERYNKVIDIWAAANDRVSKAMMDNLQTETVINRDGVEEQQVSFNSIYMMADSGARGSAAQIRQLAGMRGLMAKPDGSIIETPITANFREGLNVLQYFISTHGARKGLADTALKTANSGYLTRRLVDVAQDLVVTEDDCGTLEGITMTPVIEGGDVKEPLRDRVLGRVTAEDILKPGTADILVPRNTLLHEQWCDLLEANSVDSVKVRSVVGCETDFGVCAHCYGRDLARGHIINKGEAIGVIAAQSIGEPGTQLTMRTFHIGGAASRSAAESSIQVKNKGSIKLSNAKSVVNSTGKLVVTSRNTELKLIDEFGRTKESYKVPYGAVMAKGDGEQVAGGETVANWDPHTMPVVSEVSGFIRFTDMIDGQTITRQTDELTGLSSLVVLDSAERTAGGKDLRPALKIVDAKGNDVLIPGTDMPAQYFLPGKAIVQLEDGTQIHSGDALARIPQESSGTKDITGGLPRVADLFEARRPKEPAILAEISGIISFGKETKGKRRLVISPIDGSDAYEEMIPKWRQLNVFEGERVERGDVVSDGPESPHDILRLRGVYAVTRYITNEVQDVYRLQGVKINDKHIEVIVRQMLRKATIVNAGSSDFLEGEQAEYSRIKIANRELEANGKINVSFARDLLGITKASLATESFISAASFQETTRVLTEAAVAGKRDELRGLKENVIVGRLIPAGTGYAYHQDRMRRRAAGEVPAAPQVTAEDATASLAELLNAGLGGNDE encoded by the coding sequence GTGAAAGACTTATTAAAGTTTCTGAAAGCGCAAACTAAAACCGAAGAGTTTGATGCGATCAAAATTGCTCTGGCCTCGCCAGACATGATCCGTTCATGGTCTTTCGGTGAAGTTAAAAAGCCGGAAACCATCAACTACCGTACGTTCAAACCTGAGCGTGACGGTCTGTTCTGCGCCCGTATTTTTGGGCCAGTGAAAGACTACGAGTGCCTGTGCGGTAAGTACAAGCGCCTGAAACACCGTGGTGTGATTTGTGAGAAGTGTGGCGTAGAAGTTACCCAGACTAAAGTTCGTCGTGAGCGTATGGGTCACATCGAACTGGCTTCTCCAACTGCCCACATTTGGTTCCTGAAGTCTCTGCCATCTCGTATCGGCCTGCTGCTGGATATGCCGCTGCGTGATATCGAGCGCGTACTGTACTTCGAATCTTATGTTGTTATCGAAGGCGGGATGACCAACCTCGAGCGTCGTCAGATCCTGACTGAAGAGCAGTATCTGGATGCGCTGGAAGAGTTCGGTGACGAATTCGACGCGAAGATGGGTGCGGAAGCTATTCAGGCCCTGCTGAAGAGCATGGATCTGGAGCAAGAGTGTGAAACTCTGCGCGAAGAGCTGAACGAAACCAACTCCGAAACCAAACGTAAAAAGCTGACCAAGCGTATCAAGCTGCTGGAAGCGTTCGTTCAGTCTGGTAACAAACCAGAGTGGATGATCCTGACCGTTCTGCCGGTTCTGCCGCCAGATCTGCGCCCGCTGGTACCGCTGGATGGTGGTCGTTTCGCAACCTCAGATCTGAACGATCTGTACCGTCGCGTTATCAACCGTAACAACCGTCTGAAGCGTCTGCTTGATCTGGCTGCGCCAGACATCATCGTACGTAACGAAAAACGTATGCTGCAGGAAGCGGTAGATGCCCTGCTGGATAACGGCCGTCGCGGTCGTGCCATCACCGGCTCTAACAAACGTCCTCTGAAATCTTTGGCCGACATGATCAAAGGTAAGCAGGGTCGTTTCCGTCAGAACCTGTTGGGTAAACGTGTTGACTACTCCGGTCGTTCTGTTATCACCGTAGGTCCATACCTGCGTCTGCATCAGTGCGGTCTGCCGAAGAAAATGGCACTGGAGCTGTTCAAACCGTTCATCTACGGCAAGCTGGAACTGCGTGGCCTCGCGACCACCATCAAAGCTGCTAAGAAAATGGTTGAGCGTGAAGAAGCTGTCGTTTGGGATATCCTGGACGAAGTTATCCGCGAACACCCGGTACTGCTGAACCGTGCACCAACCCTGCACCGTTTGGGTATCCAGGCATTTGAACCTGTTCTGATCGAAGGTAAAGCTATCCAGCTGCACCCGCTGGTTTGTGCGGCCTATAACGCCGACTTCGATGGTGACCAGATGGCAGTACACGTTCCGCTGACGCTTGAAGCTCAGCTGGAAGCGCGTGCGCTGATGATGTCTACCAACAACATCCTGTCCCCAGCGAACGGCGAGCCAATCATCGTTCCTTCTCAGGACGTTGTATTGGGTCTGTACTACATGACCCGTGACTGTGTTAACGCCAAAGGCGAAGGCATGGTGCTGACTGGCCCTAAAGAAGCTGAGCGTATTTACCGCGCTGGCCTGGCCTCTCTGCATGCGCGCGTTAAAGTGCGTATCACCGAATACGAAAAAGATGCTCAGGGCGCATTCGTTGCGAAAACCAGCCTGATCGACACGACTATTGGTCGTTCGATTCTGTGGATGATCGTACCGAAAGGCCTGCCTTTCTCCATCGTCAACCAGGCGCTGGGTAAAAAGGCAATCTCCAAGATGCTGAACACCTGTTACCGTATTCTGGGCCTGAAACCGACCGTTATTTTTGCGGACCAGACGATGTACACCGGCTTTGCTTATGCAGCGCGTTCAGGTGCATCCGTTGGTATTGATGACATGGTCATCCCGGAGAAAAAATACGAGATCATCTCTGAAGCGGAAGCTGAAGTTGCTGAGATCCAGGAGCAGTTCCAGTCTGGTCTGGTAACCGCTGGCGAACGCTATAACAAAGTTATCGATATCTGGGCTGCGGCGAACGATCGTGTATCCAAAGCGATGATGGACAACCTGCAAACCGAAACCGTGATTAACCGTGACGGCGTCGAAGAGCAGCAGGTTTCCTTCAACAGCATCTACATGATGGCCGACTCCGGTGCGCGTGGTTCTGCAGCACAGATTCGTCAGCTGGCCGGTATGCGTGGTCTGATGGCTAAGCCAGATGGCTCCATCATCGAAACGCCAATCACCGCGAACTTCCGTGAAGGTCTGAACGTACTCCAGTACTTCATCTCCACTCACGGTGCTCGTAAAGGTCTGGCGGATACCGCACTGAAAACAGCGAACTCCGGTTACCTGACTCGTCGTCTGGTTGACGTTGCCCAGGATCTGGTCGTTACTGAAGACGACTGTGGCACCCTGGAAGGCATCACCATGACGCCGGTTATCGAAGGTGGCGACGTTAAAGAGCCGCTGCGTGACCGCGTATTGGGCCGTGTTACCGCTGAAGACATTCTGAAGCCGGGCACTGCTGATATCCTGGTTCCACGCAACACGCTGCTGCACGAGCAGTGGTGTGACCTGCTGGAAGCTAACTCTGTTGACAGCGTGAAAGTACGTTCCGTAGTAGGTTGCGAAACTGACTTTGGCGTATGTGCTCACTGCTACGGTCGCGACCTGGCACGTGGCCACATCATCAACAAAGGTGAAGCTATCGGGGTTATCGCGGCACAGTCCATCGGTGAACCTGGTACACAGCTGACGATGCGTACGTTCCACATCGGTGGTGCTGCATCCCGTTCTGCTGCTGAATCCAGCATTCAGGTTAAGAACAAAGGTAGCATCAAGCTCAGCAACGCGAAGTCGGTTGTGAACTCTACCGGCAAGCTGGTAGTCACTTCCCGTAACACCGAGCTGAAACTGATAGACGAATTCGGTCGTACCAAAGAGAGCTATAAAGTACCTTACGGTGCTGTGATGGCTAAAGGTGATGGCGAGCAGGTTGCCGGCGGTGAAACCGTAGCAAACTGGGATCCGCACACCATGCCGGTTGTCTCGGAAGTTAGTGGTTTCATCCGCTTTACCGATATGATCGACGGCCAGACCATTACTCGTCAGACCGACGAGTTGACCGGTCTGTCTTCTCTGGTCGTTCTGGACTCTGCCGAGCGTACTGCTGGTGGTAAAGACCTGCGTCCAGCGCTGAAAATCGTTGATGCTAAAGGCAATGACGTTCTGATCCCTGGCACCGATATGCCGGCTCAGTACTTCCTGCCGGGTAAAGCGATTGTCCAGCTGGAAGATGGTACTCAGATTCACTCTGGTGACGCCCTGGCGCGTATTCCACAGGAATCCAGCGGTACCAAGGATATTACCGGTGGTCTGCCGCGTGTTGCCGACTTGTTCGAAGCACGTCGTCCGAAAGAGCCTGCGATCCTGGCTGAAATCAGCGGTATTATCTCGTTTGGTAAAGAAACCAAAGGCAAACGCCGCCTGGTTATCTCCCCAATCGACGGCAGCGATGCTTACGAAGAGATGATTCCGAAATGGCGCCAGCTGAACGTGTTCGAAGGTGAACGCGTAGAACGTGGTGACGTGGTTTCCGATGGTCCAGAGTCTCCGCACGACATCTTGCGTTTACGTGGCGTCTATGCTGTTACTCGTTACATCACCAACGAAGTGCAGGACGTTTATCGTCTGCAAGGCGTTAAGATTAACGATAAACACATCGAAGTTATCGTGCGTCAGATGCTGCGTAAAGCGACTATTGTTAACGCTGGCAGCTCCGACTTCCTGGAAGGCGAGCAGGCTGAATACTCCCGCATCAAGATCGCTAACCGCGAACTGGAAGCGAACGGTAAGATTAACGTGTCCTTTGCACGCGATCTGCTGGGTATCACCAAAGCCTCTCTGGCAACCGAGTCCTTCATCTCCGCGGCATCGTTCCAGGAGACAACTCGTGTGCTTACCGAAGCAGCCGTTGCGGGCAAACGCGACGAACTGCGCGGCCTGAAAGAGAACGTTATCGTGGGTCGTCTGATCCCGGCCGGTACCGGTTATGCGTACCACCAGGATCGTATGCGTCGCCGTGCAGCGGGTGAAGTCCCTGCGGCACCTCAGGTGACTGCTGAAGACGCTACTGCCAGCCTGGCAGAGCTGTTGAACGCAGGCCTGGGCGGTAACGACGAGTAA